From Nicotiana tabacum cultivar K326 chromosome 15, ASM71507v2, whole genome shotgun sequence, the proteins below share one genomic window:
- the LOC107823377 gene encoding protein yippee-like At4g27745, giving the protein MAEIIGPRLYSCCNCKNEVALHDDIISKAFQGRHGRAFLFSHAMNIVVGPKEDRQLMTGLHTVADVHCCDCREVVGWKYERAYEETQKYKEGKFVLEKSKIVKDNW; this is encoded by the exons ATGGCCGAAATTATTGGCCCTAGACTGTACAGTTGCTGCAATTGTAAGAATGAAGTTGCACTACACGATGACATCATTTCTAAGGCTTTTCAG GGAAGACATGGGCGAGCATTTTTGTTTTCTCATGCAATGAACATAGTCGTGGGGCCAAAAGAGGATAGGCAGCTAATGACGGGCCTCCATACAGTTGCTGATGTCCATTGCTGCGACTGTCGTGAGGTTGTTGGCTGGAAATATGAACGAGCTTATGAAGAGACTCAGAAGTACAAGGAAGGGAAATTTGTACTTGAGAAGTCGAAGATTGTCAAGGATAACTGGTAG
- the LOC107823379 gene encoding plant UBX domain-containing protein 10 encodes MDDVADKIAKFQATTGLEDSDLCTEILSAHNWDLELAISNFTSSSTENYRSASEATTSTIPEEVETGLVVGGPHGPPPGLAWKIITLPFSIISGSLGLISGAVGFGVWAASGVLSYGLSMIGLNSGRNGESSARLVSVSAAVSEAMDFVTSFERDFGSLKPNFVAEGFMDALQRSRNEYKLLFVYLHSPDHQDTPVFCEKTLCNEDLVAFINENFVAWGGSIRASEGFKMSNSLKASRFPFCAVVMAATNQRIALLQQVEGPKSPEELLTVLQRVIEESAPVLVTARVEAEERRNNMRLREEQDAAYRTALEADQARERERKEEQERLEREAAEAERKRKEEEEAQERAAREAAEREAALAKMRQEKLLALGTEPEKGPDVTQVLVRFPTGERKDRRFHCATTIQSLYDYVDSLGCLEVDNYSLVSNFPRTVYGAEKLSLSLKDAGLHPQASLFIELSS; translated from the exons ATGGATGATGTAGCTGATAAAATAGCTAAATTTCAGGCAACAACTGGACTCGAAGACTCCGATTTATGCACTGAAATTCTCTCCGCACATAATTGGGATCTCGAACTAGCGATCTCAAATTTCACCTCCAGTTCCACCGAAAATTACCGTTCTGCTTCTGAAGCTACTACTAGCACGATTCCCGAAGAAGTGGAAACCGGACTTGTTGTCGGTGGGCCCCATGGACCGCCGCCAGGACTCGCTTGGAAGATTATTACTCTGCCGTTTTCAATTATTTCCGGTAGTCTAGGGTTAATTTCAGGAGCTGTTGGATTTGGTGTGTGGGCGGCTAGTGGAGTTCTTTCGTATGGATTAAGCATGATCGGGCTGAACTCGGGCCGAAATGGTGAGTCGTCGGCCCGTTTAGTGTCCGTATCTGCAGCAGTATCAGAGGCTATGGATTTTGTTACTAGTTTCGAGAGGGATTTTGGTAGTTTAAAGCCGAATTTTGTAGCTGAGGGTTTTATGGACGCATTGCAAAGGTCTAGGAATGAGTACAAGCTACTGTTTGTTTATTTGCATTCACCGGATCATCAGGATACGCCTGTGTTTTGTGAAAAGACACTTTGTAATGAGGATTTGGTGGCGTTTATTAATGAGAATTTTGTTGCTTGGGGTGGAAGTATTAGAGCTAGTGAAGGTTTTAAGATGAGTAATAGTTTGAAGGCTTCGAGGTTTCCGTTTTGTGCTGTTGTAATGGCTGCGACGAACCAGAGGATCGCTTTGCTTCAGCAG GTGGAAGGGCCAAAATCTCCTGAAGAATTGCTTACAGTACTGCAAAGAGTGATCGAGGAAAGTGCCCCTGTGCTTGTCACGGCCAGGGTTGaggcagaagaaagaagaaacaataTGCGTTTGAGGGAGGAGCAAGATGCTGCTTATCGCACTGCGCTAGAAGCTGATCAG GCTAGAGAGCGTGAGAGGAAAGAAGAGCAAGAGCGGCTGGAAAGGGAAGCTGCTGAAGctgaaaggaaaagaaaggaggaagaagaggccCAGGAAAGAGCTGCCCGTGAAGCTGCTGAAAGAGAAGCTGCATTAGCTAAAATGCGCCAGGAGAAACTATTGGCATTGGGAACTGAACCTGAGAAGGGTCCTGATGTTACTCAA GTTTTGGTACGGTTTCCTACTGGAGAGCGCAAGGACAGGCGGTTTCATTGTGCAACAACAATACAATCGTTGTATGACTATGTTGATTCTCTGGGATGCCTTGAGGTTGACAATTACAGCCTTGTATCCAACTTCCCCCGCACTGTGTATGGCGCAGAGAAGCTTTCTTTGTCCCTTAAAGATGCTGGATTACATCCTCAGGCCAGCCTTTTTATTGAGTTGAGCTCATGA